One segment of Mycoplasma sp. E35C DNA contains the following:
- a CDS encoding DUF5454 family protein gives MDQSLTRQALYDNISKWEAFLQGYKSFYGFDFEWSKYIKDCKLYYGYFDIHSFIKTYGKECEEDFKRFKASIAQKKQEEENKQQAEQDLSKELFNVYDQLFYADSLRVRLLINLLNPKNSYEKKELKRSWKNAKAQGYTKQEWMKTLLNIPFKKGEVDPIDFQYDKHEVFKILDEIKQVKKDYLNKSLKQRADKFSTNKISHFEQEINQASLVVDFHNDFATRLMEQEERKKTREHNLSTYHKVISNYPENNNETKNLTNPIDVLQTKTGPVYQAQYDALFDQRLDEQLNEIKSTSKMINDEFKKAEAIRKQSELEYQKTRQLRENLTKEIEHINESYVHKKR, from the coding sequence ATGGATCAAAGCCTGACCAGACAAGCCTTATACGATAATATTTCAAAATGAGAAGCCTTCTTACAAGGATATAAAAGCTTCTATGGTTTTGATTTTGAATGATCAAAATATATTAAAGATTGCAAGCTTTACTATGGATATTTTGATATCCATAGCTTTATCAAAACTTATGGTAAAGAATGCGAAGAAGACTTCAAACGATTTAAAGCTAGCATTGCTCAAAAAAAGCAAGAAGAAGAAAATAAACAACAAGCTGAACAAGATTTATCTAAGGAATTATTTAATGTCTATGATCAGTTATTTTATGCTGATAGTTTAAGAGTTAGATTATTAATTAACTTGTTGAATCCTAAGAATAGCTATGAGAAAAAAGAATTAAAGCGTTCATGAAAAAATGCTAAAGCTCAAGGCTATACTAAGCAAGAATGAATGAAAACATTGCTTAATATTCCTTTTAAAAAAGGAGAAGTTGATCCAATCGATTTTCAATACGACAAGCATGAAGTTTTCAAGATTTTAGATGAAATTAAGCAAGTTAAAAAAGATTATTTAAATAAGAGTTTAAAACAACGTGCTGATAAGTTTTCAACTAATAAAATTAGTCACTTTGAACAAGAAATTAATCAAGCCTCATTAGTTGTTGATTTCCATAACGATTTCGCTACACGTTTAATGGAACAAGAAGAACGTAAAAAAACAAGAGAACATAACTTATCAACTTATCATAAAGTGATTAGTAATTATCCTGAAAACAACAACGAAACTAAAAATTTAACTAATCCAATTGATGTGCTACAAACCAAAACAGGTCCAGTTTATCAAGCTCAATATGATGCATTATTCGATCAAAGACTTGATGAACAATTAAACGAAATCAAATCAACATCAAAGATGATTAATGATGAGTTTAAAAAAGCAGAAGCAATTAGAAAACAATCAGAACTAGAATATCAAAAAACTAGACAACTAAGAGAAAACCTTACCAAAGAAATTGAACATATTAATGAATCTTATGTTCACAAAAAAAGATAA
- the ileS gene encoding isoleucine--tRNA ligase: MNKNYKDTLLMPSTEFEMKANLSTKESKIQQKWLDDGIYQLVLAKNQHNEQKTLHDGPPYANGNIHVGHAVNKIIKDIIVRRWSSLGYYSLYIPGWDTHGLPIEHAVQSKMGQEQFFKLSVVDRMNECREFASIQIQNQKNQFASLGLLTDFKACYYTYDPQYEIDQLKVFAKMINEGLVYQDYKPIYWSWSSKSVLSDAEVEYKEVKSPSIYVKFKTLDNEQIGKDVNLIIWTTTPWTLPSNLAISVHPEYEYTLFESGGEKYLVTSNLYEKLTQKFNFNDATIIKKVKGYLLDRIKYKHCLYDDNQERMVVLGEHVSDTDGTGLVHTAPGFGLDDFLVCKRYKIDAYVPIDDDGKFDNSVYDQSLVGVFYDDANKIITKQLEDKNALLSLEFFKHQAAHDWRSKKPVIYRATKQWFINIKSIKDQLIKNISDVKYPNERYEKRMLNMIAERSDWCISRQRTWGLPIPIIFDENNEPILDREIIDNTLRIMEKEGIKAWYEHDAKYFLTNKYDPRKNYRKETDILDVWFDSGTSFNVLKHNNIKNKATVYFEGNDQYRGWFNSSMICSTVANKTAPYEELISHGFTLDEKGYKMSKSLNNVIDPLTIIKDKGADILRLWAASIDYSNDHRIGDTIINQNIEIYRKIRNTLFRFILGNLSDFDFKDMKSYQFSLANLLTINQVNQSFKKIDEAYKQYNYLEITKELNKMIIDLSAWYFEVIKDSLYCNQKEDPTRRAIQAVLNYIFINSLFRISPILVHTCEEAYSFYPITNKQKSVFLIDQPSLYEVKTDLNLDEINNSFNEIKNEVYAEIEKLRKEKVLSKSNEAVVYLANKYVDINKHLAKSLKQWLNVAELYFTTNDKTTVKKTEFIKCQRCWNYFKELNKNNNEICDRCNDVI, translated from the coding sequence ATGAATAAAAATTACAAAGACACTTTATTGATGCCTTCAACAGAGTTTGAAATGAAGGCAAATCTTTCAACAAAAGAAAGCAAGATTCAACAAAAGTGATTAGATGATGGCATTTATCAACTAGTTTTAGCTAAGAACCAACATAACGAACAAAAAACATTACACGACGGACCACCGTATGCTAATGGTAATATTCACGTTGGTCACGCTGTTAATAAAATTATTAAAGACATCATTGTAAGAAGATGATCGTCACTTGGATATTACAGTTTATATATCCCTGGTTGAGATACTCACGGATTACCAATCGAACATGCTGTGCAATCAAAAATGGGTCAAGAACAATTCTTTAAATTATCAGTTGTTGATCGTATGAATGAGTGCCGTGAGTTTGCTAGTATTCAAATCCAAAATCAAAAGAATCAATTTGCTTCATTAGGTTTATTAACAGACTTCAAAGCTTGTTATTATACTTATGATCCACAATATGAAATTGATCAATTAAAAGTATTTGCAAAAATGATTAATGAAGGTCTGGTATATCAAGATTACAAACCGATCTATTGATCATGATCTTCTAAATCAGTTTTATCAGATGCTGAAGTTGAATATAAAGAAGTTAAATCACCAAGCATTTATGTTAAGTTTAAGACCTTAGATAATGAACAAATTGGTAAGGATGTTAATTTAATTATCTGAACAACAACACCTTGAACTTTACCGTCTAACTTAGCAATTTCAGTGCATCCAGAATATGAATACACATTATTTGAATCTGGTGGTGAAAAATATTTAGTAACTTCAAATTTATACGAAAAATTAACGCAAAAATTTAATTTTAATGATGCAACTATCATCAAAAAAGTTAAAGGTTATTTATTAGATCGTATTAAATACAAACACTGTTTATATGATGACAACCAAGAACGCATGGTTGTTTTAGGAGAACACGTTAGTGACACTGACGGAACAGGTTTAGTGCATACTGCTCCTGGATTTGGTCTTGATGACTTCTTAGTATGTAAGCGTTATAAAATTGATGCTTATGTTCCGATTGATGATGATGGTAAATTTGATAATTCAGTTTATGATCAAAGTTTAGTTGGCGTTTTTTATGATGATGCTAACAAGATTATTACCAAACAATTAGAAGATAAAAATGCATTATTATCATTAGAATTCTTCAAACACCAAGCAGCACATGACTGGAGAAGTAAAAAACCAGTTATCTATCGTGCAACCAAACAATGGTTTATTAATATCAAATCAATCAAGGATCAGTTAATTAAAAACATTTCTGATGTTAAATATCCAAATGAACGTTATGAAAAACGAATGTTAAATATGATTGCTGAACGTTCAGATTGATGTATTAGCCGTCAAAGAACATGAGGTTTACCAATCCCGATTATCTTTGATGAAAATAATGAACCAATCTTAGATCGTGAAATCATTGATAATACCTTAAGAATTATGGAAAAAGAAGGTATTAAAGCATGATACGAACATGATGCTAAATATTTCTTAACAAATAAATACGATCCAAGAAAAAACTATCGTAAAGAAACTGACATCTTAGATGTTTGATTTGATTCAGGAACATCATTTAATGTTTTAAAACATAACAACATTAAGAATAAAGCGACAGTTTATTTTGAAGGTAATGACCAATACCGTGGTTGATTTAACAGTAGTATGATCTGTTCAACAGTAGCAAATAAAACTGCTCCTTATGAAGAATTAATTTCACACGGATTTACCTTAGATGAAAAAGGTTATAAGATGTCAAAATCACTGAATAATGTGATTGATCCACTAACTATCATTAAAGACAAAGGTGCTGATATTTTAAGATTATGAGCTGCTTCGATTGATTATAGTAATGATCACAGAATTGGTGATACGATTATTAATCAAAATATTGAAATTTACCGTAAAATTCGCAATACTTTATTTAGATTTATCTTAGGTAATTTAAGTGATTTTGATTTCAAAGATATGAAATCATACCAATTTAGTTTGGCTAATTTATTAACAATCAATCAAGTTAATCAATCATTCAAAAAGATTGATGAAGCATACAAACAATATAACTATCTAGAAATCACCAAAGAACTAAACAAGATGATTATTGATCTATCAGCTTGATACTTTGAAGTGATTAAAGACAGTTTATACTGTAACCAAAAAGAAGATCCTACAAGAAGAGCGATCCAAGCTGTATTAAATTACATCTTTATTAATTCATTATTCCGTATTTCACCAATCTTAGTTCATACTTGTGAAGAAGCGTACAGCTTTTATCCAATAACTAATAAACAAAAATCAGTATTCTTAATTGATCAACCATCATTATATGAAGTTAAAACTGATTTAAATTTAGATGAAATTAACAATTCATTTAATGAAATTAAAAATGAAGTATATGCTGAAATTGAAAAACTAAGAAAAGAAAAAGTTTTATCAAAATCAAATGAAGCAGTTGTATATTTAGCTAATAAATATGTTGATATCAACAAGCACTTAGCTAAATCATTAAAACAATGATTAAATGTTGCTGAATTATACTTCACAACCAACGATAAAACTACAGTGAAAAAAACAGAATTCATTAAGTGTCAAAGATGTTGAAACTACTTCAAAGAATTAAATAAGAATAATAATGAAATTTGTGATCGCTGTAATGATGTTATTTAG
- a CDS encoding flavodoxin — protein MKKIAIIYGTNLGTTELIAKKINDLIKYPTTLIDVTKIDVDFVNQHDILLLGTSTWGTGDIHDAWLEFDFKKLDVNNKTFLLFGCGDSQTYPYTFCDGVGRLFDILNRKKAKIIGQINKEDYEYDFEESKAVFKNKVVGLLIDQDSQPEKTDWRIEKWTTWINENLKSLL, from the coding sequence ATGAAAAAGATCGCAATAATTTATGGCACTAATTTAGGAACCACTGAACTAATTGCCAAAAAAATTAATGATTTAATTAAATACCCAACAACCTTAATTGATGTAACTAAAATCGATGTCGATTTTGTTAATCAACATGATATCTTATTGTTAGGAACATCAACATGAGGCACTGGTGATATTCATGATGCTTGACTAGAGTTTGATTTCAAAAAACTTGATGTTAACAATAAAACCTTCTTATTATTTGGGTGTGGGGATAGTCAAACTTATCCTTACACTTTTTGTGATGGTGTCGGTAGATTGTTTGATATCTTAAATCGCAAAAAAGCTAAAATCATCGGTCAAATTAATAAAGAAGATTATGAGTATGATTTTGAAGAGTCAAAAGCGGTTTTTAAGAACAAAGTTGTTGGCTTATTAATTGATCAAGATTCTCAACCAGAAAAAACCGATTGGCGAATTGAAAAATGAACGACTTGAATTAACGAAAATTTAAAGTCTTTATTATAA
- a CDS encoding tRNA (cytidine(34)-2'-O)-methyltransferase — MSAKLNIVLFQPQDPRNAGNIARSCVGFNATLHMIHPFGFFITDEKFKRADLDYWDNLELKQYADFEEFYQANKIDNNLFLFTKKATHYLSDYDFVDYFNKDHDLYLMFGKETNGLPDELLNRFDNHLVKIPMSSQIRSFNLANSVVCALYEVNRQDNFKKIK, encoded by the coding sequence ATGTCAGCAAAACTAAATATTGTTTTATTCCAACCCCAAGATCCACGCAATGCAGGTAATATTGCCAGAAGTTGTGTTGGGTTCAATGCCACTTTGCATATGATCCATCCATTTGGATTTTTTATTACAGACGAAAAGTTTAAACGGGCTGATTTAGATTATTGAGATAATTTAGAACTTAAACAGTATGCTGATTTTGAAGAATTTTATCAAGCTAATAAGATTGATAATAATCTGTTTTTATTTACCAAAAAAGCCACACATTATTTAAGTGATTATGATTTTGTTGATTATTTTAATAAAGACCATGATCTTTATTTAATGTTTGGTAAAGAAACTAATGGCTTACCTGATGAATTGTTAAATCGTTTTGATAATCATTTAGTAAAAATTCCAATGAGTAGTCAAATCCGCAGCTTTAATTTAGCTAACAGTGTGGTTTGTGCTTTGTATGAAGTTAATCGTCAGGATAATTTTAAGAAAATTAAGTAG
- the rpsU gene encoding 30S ribosomal protein S21: MPKVEVKDGDLELALRKFKRVASETKRSFLRHEYHLRKGIRRREKQKAARKRLQKKSRMY, translated from the coding sequence GTGCCGAAGGTTGAAGTAAAAGATGGTGATCTTGAATTAGCTTTACGTAAGTTTAAACGTGTTGCTAGTGAAACTAAACGTTCTTTCTTAAGACACGAATACCACCTAAGAAAAGGAATCAGACGTCGCGAAAAACAAAAAGCTGCTCGTAAGCGATTACAAAAGAAAAGCCGTATGTATTAG
- the plpA gene encoding fibronectin-binding protein PlpA: MDNNQNNFNQPVPAGYDQYQQSSSALVSYGYDANGNPVSDPALAVYDANGMLIQQNQQDPNQVQYDEYGNPVGMLSGNTYSQENDPYYQQYNQQNPQDPNQVQYDEYGNPVGMLPNQNQNQDPNQVQYDQYGNPVGMLPGAQNQDMNQVQYDEYGNPIGMLPGQAQNQDQNQVQYDQYGNPIGMLPGQANDANQMQYDQYGNPIGMLPGAQNQDMNQVQPVQYDEYGNPIGMLPGQVNDANQMQQMQYDQYGNPIGMLPGQTSDANQMQYDEYGNPVGMLPAQAGDANQAQYDQYNNNQLAITDPSQMPYDDYVNPNNQMGQQDQAGYDQNQYAQYDQQQYSEQPQYDEYGNLIQANQWDNYNQQNNALVASDWNDANQPVPTEELEVSDVIVPSTNEELQAQEDDLRNFLNNSGTELISYYDEDEEEEKPRKKKQRQSSERGLLPELSSVNRPDQTPVTVASSVTSESLYDEDNLSTNEQDDEEDLVDGQILQPEDESSDDEEEQIINLPIEEIESALLPKFEEVQKSSLEEIQKVRKESAEKLKVLQEANQELKSSNEELRNSNSRIENQLQALLDSIQTMNTIKSEDSEQEENKRSKLEERLEELANKLDQTKEVVDQTREISLSQDNTSNELMMQSFEKKLEALTERLNQTQEAKEKQEEDFSAKLEKILAQSKETTDALESKLKENTASLQSSLQASLQDSIQGQLEEKLENKFENFADKLTEITTKKIGEKIGEKIVEQETNKKEEINLLEKSLDKKLSDVLSKVESYANQSQLQSQHLNQTLSYHQQQINNSLRQSAQMAQWNQMNQMNQMNQMSQMMQLPHLHHMAMNGMHPMGYNNPYNHIPPMPPQMVHQPHYHQLPPPPAPAPAPAPAPVIQNPLQLPGENPTLFEKLMLANMFKQTINPPQPQPQPAPNYPQPVQPQILSLPPTVVQQPNYLVPQPQIIQTPAPAPAPAAQPVAPSVLPVRHHDYYSERLMMDDAYNAGYDEAMYELENRYYQQPAYEYPEYEEIQPSFRRRGGRPKFDPYNNR; the protein is encoded by the coding sequence ATGGATAACAATCAAAATAACTTCAATCAACCTGTTCCAGCAGGTTATGATCAATACCAACAATCTTCATCAGCATTAGTAAGCTATGGTTATGATGCTAATGGGAATCCTGTAAGTGATCCAGCGTTAGCAGTCTATGATGCTAACGGTATGTTGATTCAACAAAACCAACAAGATCCAAACCAAGTTCAATATGATGAATATGGCAACCCTGTTGGTATGCTATCTGGTAATACTTATTCTCAAGAAAACGACCCTTATTACCAACAATACAATCAACAAAATCCACAAGATCCTAACCAAGTTCAATATGATGAATATGGTAACCCAGTAGGTATGCTACCTAACCAAAACCAAAATCAGGATCCAAACCAAGTTCAATACGACCAATACGGCAATCCTGTTGGTATGTTACCTGGTGCTCAAAACCAAGATATGAACCAAGTTCAATATGATGAATATGGTAATCCGATTGGTATGCTTCCAGGACAAGCACAAAATCAAGATCAAAACCAAGTTCAATACGACCAATACGGAAATCCAATTGGTATGCTGCCTGGTCAAGCTAATGATGCTAACCAGATGCAATATGACCAATATGGTAATCCAATTGGTATGTTACCTGGTGCTCAAAACCAAGATATGAACCAAGTTCAACCAGTTCAATATGATGAATATGGTAATCCGATTGGTATGCTTCCAGGACAAGTTAACGATGCTAACCAAATGCAACAAATGCAATATGACCAATACGGAAACCCAATTGGTATGTTACCTGGTCAAACAAGTGATGCTAACCAAATGCAGTATGACGAGTATGGTAACCCTGTTGGTATGCTACCTGCTCAAGCTGGTGATGCTAACCAAGCACAATACGATCAATACAATAACAATCAATTAGCTATAACTGACCCTAGCCAAATGCCATATGATGACTATGTAAATCCAAACAATCAAATGGGTCAACAAGATCAAGCTGGATACGATCAAAATCAATACGCTCAATACGACCAACAACAATATTCAGAACAACCTCAATACGACGAATACGGTAATTTAATCCAAGCTAACCAATGAGATAATTACAACCAACAAAACAACGCTTTGGTTGCTTCTGATTGAAATGATGCTAACCAACCAGTTCCAACAGAAGAACTAGAAGTTTCAGATGTAATCGTGCCAAGCACTAATGAAGAATTACAAGCTCAAGAAGATGATTTAAGAAACTTCTTAAATAATTCAGGAACTGAATTAATTTCTTACTACGATGAAGATGAAGAAGAAGAAAAACCTCGTAAGAAAAAACAACGTCAATCATCTGAACGTGGTTTATTACCAGAATTATCTTCAGTAAATCGTCCAGACCAAACACCAGTTACTGTTGCGTCTAGTGTAACTTCTGAATCACTATATGATGAAGATAATTTAAGCACAAACGAACAAGACGATGAAGAAGATCTAGTAGATGGTCAAATTCTTCAACCAGAAGATGAATCGAGTGATGATGAAGAAGAACAAATCATCAATTTGCCAATCGAAGAAATTGAATCTGCATTATTACCTAAATTCGAAGAAGTTCAAAAGAGCAGCTTAGAAGAAATTCAAAAAGTAAGAAAAGAAAGTGCTGAGAAATTAAAAGTGTTACAAGAAGCAAATCAAGAACTTAAGAGTTCTAATGAAGAATTACGTAATTCAAACTCAAGAATTGAAAACCAACTTCAAGCTTTATTAGATAGTATCCAAACAATGAATACTATCAAATCTGAAGATTCAGAACAAGAAGAAAACAAACGTTCAAAACTAGAAGAACGTCTAGAAGAATTAGCAAACAAGCTAGATCAAACTAAAGAAGTAGTTGATCAAACTCGTGAAATTTCACTTTCACAAGACAACACAAGCAACGAATTAATGATGCAAAGTTTTGAAAAGAAACTTGAAGCATTAACTGAACGCTTAAACCAAACACAAGAAGCTAAAGAAAAACAAGAAGAAGACTTCAGTGCTAAGTTAGAAAAAATTCTTGCTCAATCAAAAGAAACAACAGATGCTCTTGAATCTAAACTAAAAGAAAACACTGCTTCATTACAAAGTTCATTACAAGCTTCATTACAAGATTCAATCCAAGGTCAATTAGAAGAAAAACTTGAAAACAAGTTTGAAAACTTTGCTGACAAATTAACTGAAATCACTACTAAGAAAATTGGTGAAAAGATTGGTGAGAAGATTGTTGAACAAGAAACTAATAAAAAAGAAGAAATCAATTTACTTGAAAAATCACTTGATAAGAAATTATCTGATGTTTTAAGTAAGGTTGAAAGTTATGCAAACCAATCACAATTACAATCACAACACTTAAACCAAACATTGTCTTATCACCAACAACAAATTAATAACTCATTAAGACAATCAGCTCAAATGGCTCAATGAAACCAAATGAATCAAATGAATCAGATGAACCAAATGAGTCAAATGATGCAATTGCCACACTTACACCACATGGCAATGAATGGTATGCACCCAATGGGATACAACAACCCTTACAACCACATCCCACCAATGCCGCCACAAATGGTGCACCAACCTCACTACCACCAATTACCTCCACCACCAGCTCCAGCACCAGCGCCTGCGCCTGCTCCTGTAATTCAAAACCCATTACAATTACCTGGTGAAAACCCAACATTGTTTGAAAAACTAATGTTAGCAAACATGTTTAAACAAACAATTAACCCACCTCAACCACAACCTCAACCAGCTCCGAACTACCCACAACCAGTTCAACCACAAATCTTATCATTACCACCAACAGTAGTTCAACAACCAAACTACTTAGTGCCTCAACCTCAAATCATCCAAACACCAGCTCCAGCGCCAGCACCTGCTGCTCAACCTGTAGCTCCTAGCGTTTTACCTGTTAGACACCATGATTATTACAGCGAACGCTTAATGATGGATGATGCTTACAACGCTGGTTATGATGAAGCAATGTATGAACTAGAAAACCGTTACTACCAACAACCAGCATACGAATATCCAGAATACGAAGAAATCCAACCTTCATTTAGAAGACGTGGTGGTCGTCCAAAATTTGATCCATACAACAATCGATAA
- the trmB gene encoding tRNA (guanosine(46)-N7)-methyltransferase TrmB — MRIRNIKDADQKIAKSKNVISVEQLKTKLDINKNNVLEIGSGKGNFIYQKALNDRSVNYLGIEKNATVILKMINKFTDLENLNNLFILNVDFAQIDDQIPDQIFQTIYLNFSDPWPKKRHAKKRLVDLEFLKKYQRILKNDGTIEFKTDNDKLFDYALEMIEGSDNIKIITFTRDLHKLDQSNDLLKNNVITEYEQRFINLNKNINKVVFKFI, encoded by the coding sequence ATGCGTATAAGAAATATCAAAGATGCTGATCAAAAGATTGCTAAATCTAAAAATGTAATTAGTGTTGAACAATTAAAAACCAAATTAGATATTAATAAAAATAATGTGCTGGAAATCGGTTCTGGTAAGGGTAATTTTATTTATCAAAAAGCACTAAATGATCGTAGTGTTAATTATCTTGGTATTGAAAAAAATGCGACCGTGATTTTAAAGATGATTAATAAGTTTACTGATCTAGAAAATTTAAACAATTTATTCATTTTAAACGTAGATTTTGCACAAATTGATGATCAAATTCCCGATCAAATTTTTCAAACAATTTATCTTAATTTTTCTGATCCTTGACCTAAGAAACGTCATGCTAAAAAACGTCTTGTTGATTTAGAATTCTTAAAAAAATATCAACGCATTTTAAAGAACGATGGCACAATTGAATTCAAGACGGATAATGATAAATTATTTGATTATGCTCTTGAAATGATTGAAGGGTCTGACAATATAAAAATCATTACTTTTACTCGTGATTTACACAAGTTAGATCAAAGCAATGATTTATTAAAAAATAATGTGATAACTGAATACGAACAACGATTTATTAATCTTAATAAAAATATTAATAAGGTTGTTTTTAAATTTATCTAA